One Vibrio sp. CDRSL-10 TSBA genomic region harbors:
- a CDS encoding ABC transporter permease, with translation MSAFAFFGALEVGLIYGLVALGVYLTFRVLDFPDLSVDGSFPMGAAVAATAIVSGIDPWLATGLAIVAGMATGWVTAFLTVRCGILHLLASILTMIAAFSINIRIMGRPNLALLGEDTILTPFEAMGDAMWIRPLVVGVLVVISALFIIRLLNSDFGLGLRATGVNARMVAAQGASTAFYTYFCLAISNGFVGFAGALFAQTNSFADVTSGVGTIVVGLAAVILGQTLIPGRKIWVAVVAVIVGSVLYRLAVAFALSSGMFGLQASDLNLVTAVLVAAALIMPRVKRNMKSKTPKSKQGKSSGEAL, from the coding sequence ATGTCTGCTTTTGCATTTTTTGGGGCCTTAGAAGTTGGCCTGATTTACGGGTTGGTTGCTTTGGGCGTTTATCTGACGTTCCGGGTGCTCGATTTTCCCGATTTGAGTGTCGATGGTAGTTTTCCGATGGGCGCAGCGGTTGCGGCAACCGCCATTGTATCGGGTATCGACCCTTGGCTGGCAACAGGCCTTGCGATCGTCGCTGGTATGGCAACGGGTTGGGTGACCGCTTTTCTGACTGTACGTTGTGGCATCTTGCATCTTTTGGCCTCGATTCTGACCATGATTGCCGCTTTCTCGATCAACATCCGCATTATGGGACGTCCGAACCTGGCGCTGCTTGGTGAAGACACCATTCTGACCCCGTTCGAAGCCATGGGCGACGCGATGTGGATTCGTCCGTTAGTGGTCGGTGTGCTGGTTGTTATCTCAGCGCTGTTTATTATTCGTCTGCTCAACAGTGACTTTGGCCTCGGTCTGCGTGCCACGGGCGTTAACGCGCGTATGGTGGCGGCTCAGGGAGCCAGCACAGCGTTTTATACGTATTTTTGTCTGGCGATTTCAAACGGCTTTGTCGGTTTCGCCGGCGCACTTTTCGCTCAGACCAACAGCTTTGCGGATGTTACCTCAGGTGTCGGTACCATAGTGGTTGGCCTGGCGGCGGTGATTCTGGGCCAGACCTTGATCCCGGGACGTAAAATCTGGGTGGCAGTGGTCGCTGTGATTGTCGGCTCGGTGTTGTACCGTCTGGCTGTGGCCTTTGCTCTGAGTTCAGGCATGTTTGGCTTACAGGCTTCAGATCTGAACCTGGTGACCGCCGTGCTGGTTGCCGCAGCGCTGATCATGCCGCGTGTGAAACGCAATATGAAATCCAAAACACCAAAAAGCAAGCAGGGTAAGTCGTCAGGAGAAGCGCTATGA
- the pta gene encoding phosphate acetyltransferase: protein MSRTIMLIPTSAGVGLTSVSMGLLRAMERKGVNVSFYKPIAQPRSGGDQPDLTSTIISANSSIKLAQPMSMPEAEGLIGGEKMDVLLETIVERYNQINKDSEVTLIEGLVPTRKHPFANQVNYEVAKTLGAEIVLVATPGTDNPSQLKERLEVACSNFGGVKNKNIAGVIINKLNAPVDEAGRTRPDLSEIFDDSDAATKANLEVMQIFNSSPIRVLGCVPWNVELIATRAIDMAKHLKAEIVNAGEINTRRVKSITFCARSLPHMIEHFKPGSLLVTSADRPDVIVAASLAAMNGVEIGAILLTGGYDIPHEIEQLCKPAFESGLPIFKAQGNTWQTSLNLQSFSLEVPADDKERIEFVNDHVASHIDGPWIDSLSEGTQGIRRLSPPAFRYQLTEFARRAGKRIVLPEGDEPRTVKAASICAERGIATCVLLGNPDEIRRVAAQQGVELGAGVEIIDSDAIRENYVARLVELRGAKGMTEVVAREKLEDSVFLGTMMLEANEVDGLVSGAVHTTANTIVPPFQIIKTAPNASIVSSIFFMLLPDQVLVYGDCAINPDPTAEQLAEIAIQSADSAAAFGIDPRVAMISYSTGTSGKGADVDKVREATRLAQEKRPDLVIDGPLQYDAAIMENVAASKAPNSPVAGKATVFVFPDLNTGNTTYKAVQRSADLVSIGPMLQGMRKPVNDLSRGALVDDIVYTIALTAIQADQEQK, encoded by the coding sequence ATGTCCCGTACTATTATGCTTATCCCAACCAGTGCCGGCGTTGGTCTTACCAGCGTAAGCATGGGTTTGCTGCGTGCTATGGAACGCAAAGGCGTAAATGTTTCTTTCTACAAGCCAATCGCGCAGCCACGCAGTGGCGGCGACCAGCCTGACCTGACTTCTACCATCATCAGTGCAAACAGCAGCATCAAACTGGCTCAGCCAATGTCGATGCCTGAAGCTGAAGGCCTGATCGGCGGCGAGAAAATGGACGTACTGCTGGAAACTATCGTTGAGCGTTACAACCAAATCAATAAAGATTCGGAAGTAACTCTGATCGAAGGTCTGGTTCCGACCCGTAAGCATCCGTTCGCTAACCAGGTGAACTACGAAGTAGCAAAAACGCTGGGCGCAGAGATCGTTTTGGTTGCCACTCCTGGCACCGACAACCCATCTCAGCTCAAAGAGCGTCTGGAAGTGGCCTGCTCTAACTTCGGCGGCGTGAAGAACAAAAACATCGCTGGTGTGATCATCAACAAGCTGAACGCTCCGGTTGATGAAGCAGGCCGTACTCGTCCTGATCTGTCTGAAATCTTTGACGATTCTGACGCAGCGACCAAAGCAAACCTGGAAGTGATGCAGATCTTCAACTCCAGCCCAATCCGCGTTCTGGGTTGCGTGCCATGGAATGTTGAACTGATCGCGACCCGTGCTATCGATATGGCGAAGCACCTGAAAGCTGAAATCGTTAATGCCGGTGAGATCAACACTCGCCGCGTGAAGAGCATCACTTTCTGTGCCCGTTCACTGCCACACATGATTGAGCACTTCAAACCAGGTTCACTGCTGGTGACTTCAGCAGACCGTCCGGACGTTATCGTTGCGGCATCTCTGGCAGCGATGAACGGCGTTGAGATCGGTGCTATCCTGCTGACCGGTGGTTACGACATCCCGCACGAAATCGAACAGCTGTGTAAACCTGCTTTCGAATCAGGCCTGCCAATCTTCAAGGCACAGGGTAACACCTGGCAAACTTCGCTGAACCTGCAAAGCTTCAGCCTGGAAGTTCCGGCGGACGATAAAGAGCGTATCGAGTTCGTTAACGATCACGTTGCCAGCCACATCGACGGCCCTTGGATCGACTCTCTGAGTGAAGGTACTCAGGGTATTCGTCGTCTGAGCCCGCCTGCGTTCCGTTACCAGCTGACTGAGTTCGCTCGTCGTGCCGGTAAACGTATCGTTCTGCCTGAAGGTGATGAGCCACGTACCGTTAAAGCTGCATCTATCTGTGCTGAACGCGGTATCGCGACTTGTGTCCTACTGGGTAACCCGGATGAAATCCGTCGCGTAGCCGCGCAACAAGGTGTTGAACTGGGCGCTGGCGTTGAAATCATCGATTCTGACGCTATCCGCGAAAACTACGTTGCTCGTCTGGTTGAGCTGCGTGGCGCGAAAGGCATGACTGAAGTAGTTGCTCGCGAGAAGCTGGAAGATTCAGTATTCCTGGGCACCATGATGCTGGAAGCCAACGAAGTCGACGGTCTGGTTTCTGGTGCCGTTCACACAACGGCCAACACCATCGTTCCTCCGTTCCAGATCATCAAGACAGCACCAAATGCGTCGATCGTTTCTTCGATCTTCTTCATGCTGCTGCCTGACCAGGTTCTGGTTTACGGTGACTGTGCAATCAACCCGGATCCAACCGCTGAGCAACTGGCTGAGATTGCTATCCAGTCAGCAGATTCTGCCGCTGCATTCGGTATTGATCCTCGCGTAGCGATGATCTCTTACTCGACCGGTACTTCAGGTAAAGGCGCTGACGTTGATAAAGTACGTGAGGCGACTCGCCTGGCACAGGAAAAACGTCCCGACCTGGTTATCGACGGTCCGCTTCAGTACGACGCAGCGATCATGGAGAACGTAGCAGCTTCTAAAGCACCTAACTCTCCGGTTGCAGGTAAAGCGACAGTATTTGTGTTCCCAGACCTGAACACAGGTAACACCACTTACAAAGCGGTACAGCGTAGTGCTGACCTGGTTTCAATCGGTCCGATGCTGCAAGGAATGCGTAAGCCGGTGAACGACCTGTCACGCGGCGCACTGGTTGACGATATCGTCTACACCATCGCTCTGACTGCAATTCAGGCAGACCAAGAGCAAAAATAA
- a CDS encoding glutathione S-transferase family protein, whose protein sequence is MGKLVEGVWHDVWYDTKNSGGRFVREDAGFRDWVENKPDAKFTPESGRYHLYVSLACPWAHRTLIFRQLKQLQEHIDVTIVCPDMLAEGWTFGIPEPLFGHTRMHQIYTQAKSDYTGRVTVPVLWDKKTNTIVSNESSEIIRMFNTAFNDLTGNQDDYYPQHLQALVDEWNEFIYPNINNGVYRCGFATTQEAYEEAYDSLFAALDKVDSHLATHRYLAGNVITEADWRLFTTLIRFDAVYVGHFKCNKKRIADYPNLNGYLKELYQVPGVKETTDFYHIKRHYYFSHTTINPTQIVPVGPDLDLDTPHGREGI, encoded by the coding sequence ATGGGTAAATTAGTCGAGGGTGTATGGCACGACGTTTGGTATGACACAAAAAACAGTGGCGGCCGTTTTGTGCGTGAAGACGCAGGCTTTCGTGACTGGGTGGAAAACAAACCAGACGCAAAATTTACTCCGGAGTCCGGACGCTATCATTTGTATGTATCGCTGGCGTGTCCGTGGGCACACCGAACTCTGATTTTCCGTCAGCTCAAGCAGTTACAAGAGCATATTGATGTCACTATCGTTTGTCCGGATATGCTGGCAGAAGGCTGGACTTTTGGTATCCCTGAGCCGCTGTTTGGCCATACTCGTATGCATCAGATTTACACTCAGGCCAAATCAGATTACACCGGTCGTGTGACTGTACCTGTCTTGTGGGATAAGAAAACTAACACCATTGTCAGCAATGAATCGTCTGAAATCATCCGTATGTTCAACACCGCATTCAACGACTTGACGGGTAACCAGGATGACTACTATCCGCAGCACCTGCAGGCGTTGGTGGATGAGTGGAACGAGTTTATTTATCCGAACATCAATAATGGTGTTTATCGCTGTGGTTTTGCCACCACGCAAGAAGCGTACGAAGAAGCGTATGATTCTCTGTTTGCGGCACTGGATAAGGTGGACAGCCACCTGGCGACCCATCGTTACTTAGCCGGTAATGTGATCACTGAAGCGGACTGGCGTCTGTTTACCACACTGATTCGTTTTGATGCGGTGTATGTCGGTCATTTCAAATGTAATAAAAAACGCATTGCGGACTATCCGAATCTGAACGGTTATCTGAAAGAGTTGTATCAGGTGCCGGGCGTCAAAGAGACCACCGATTTTTATCATATCAAGCGTCACTATTACTTCAGTCACACCACTATCAATCCGACTCAGATTGTGCCGGTGGGACCGGATCTGGATCTGGACACGCCGCACGGCCGTGAAGGTATTTAG
- a CDS encoding type I secretion C-terminal target domain-containing protein has translation MDIASTSSVVEYGENGLVVNVGAGGDDVFLGDGDDVIFLGDSHVEGLDDNATAAQKQAAAQEVMEAFGTGHDSDWLVDPNDEDSALNISGASNAYVDIAHGGRGDDYIYGEGGVDLIFGGSGNDHLFGGDGNDTLRGGTGDDALNGGAGDDILVGGLGNDILTGGEGNDLFVFDGEFQNDHEYKHQMDVITDFHQGDKLDLSQMMEDLGRDSMEDLLAHVNVKVEDNDIELTFETGTGEDSHSQSIVLSGSASQFGLNDQSSSSDITSLLLSDIIKHDPTNS, from the coding sequence GTGGATATCGCGAGTACATCCAGCGTTGTTGAATACGGTGAAAATGGCCTTGTAGTAAACGTCGGTGCCGGTGGTGATGATGTGTTCCTTGGCGATGGTGATGACGTTATCTTCCTTGGCGACAGCCATGTTGAAGGTCTGGATGACAATGCCACTGCTGCACAGAAGCAAGCAGCAGCCCAGGAAGTCATGGAGGCCTTTGGTACGGGTCATGACAGCGATTGGCTAGTCGATCCGAATGATGAAGACAGTGCGCTTAATATCAGCGGAGCAAGTAACGCATATGTTGACATTGCGCATGGCGGCCGCGGTGATGATTACATCTATGGCGAAGGTGGTGTCGATCTTATCTTCGGCGGTTCTGGTAACGATCATCTGTTCGGTGGTGACGGTAACGATACCTTACGTGGCGGCACAGGCGATGACGCACTTAACGGCGGCGCCGGTGATGACATCCTGGTTGGAGGTCTGGGTAACGACATTCTGACTGGTGGTGAAGGTAATGACCTGTTTGTGTTTGATGGTGAGTTCCAGAATGACCATGAATACAAACACCAGATGGATGTGATTACTGATTTCCACCAAGGTGACAAGCTGGATCTGTCACAAATGATGGAAGACCTGGGACGTGATTCGATGGAAGATCTGCTGGCACACGTCAATGTCAAAGTGGAAGACAACGACATCGAACTGACGTTTGAAACCGGCACGGGTGAAGACAGTCACAGCCAGTCTATCGTGTTGAGTGGAAGTGCGAGTCAGTTTGGTCTTAACGACCAGTCGAGCAGCTCGGATATCACCAGTTTGCTGTTGAGCGATATCATTAAGCACGATCCAACCAACAGCTAA
- a CDS encoding vWA domain-containing protein codes for MIVDISASSNGQNDVREAVTDILEQYQSLGETKVQLIVFSDTAWLEGSTAWLDVDDALALVNNLYDNGSTSNPSQAKGQADYDEALEFAAQQWSEGSSLSDATNVSYFLSDGKPNGHDGFGPWKNDNSVNRSELATWLDHLETNGITSISYGFGSNVDVDQLNMIAYDGFNNTDSSAVVVSAASDLPNVIQQSQVKIIEGSLTESGNSFGADGGYLSQLTVEGVVFSFDQNCVYRTGCDNNLSAWYNSDSHELTIYRDNEYQLVIDLVSGDYRFIGANQDQSQRIEFGYTLTDNDGDSSSSTMTFVTGYDINSTLDAVDTVHVFNDGDSVHWSSVSCGYREYIQRC; via the coding sequence TTGATCGTTGACATTTCAGCTTCATCAAATGGGCAGAATGATGTCAGAGAGGCAGTGACTGATATTCTCGAGCAGTATCAGTCATTAGGTGAAACCAAAGTTCAGTTGATTGTGTTTAGTGATACTGCATGGCTTGAGGGTTCAACTGCATGGCTTGATGTAGACGATGCGCTAGCTCTGGTTAACAATCTCTATGACAATGGCTCTACAAGCAATCCGTCTCAGGCTAAAGGGCAAGCTGACTATGACGAAGCATTAGAGTTTGCAGCACAGCAGTGGAGTGAAGGTAGTTCTCTTAGCGATGCAACAAACGTGAGTTATTTCTTGTCCGACGGCAAACCGAATGGGCATGACGGGTTCGGTCCGTGGAAGAATGACAATTCTGTAAATCGGTCTGAACTAGCTACATGGTTAGACCATCTGGAGACTAACGGGATCACTAGTATTTCGTACGGGTTTGGCTCTAATGTCGACGTAGACCAGCTAAATATGATTGCTTACGATGGCTTTAACAACACAGATAGCTCTGCGGTCGTTGTGTCTGCAGCAAGTGATCTTCCGAATGTGATCCAACAGTCGCAAGTTAAGATTATTGAAGGCTCTTTAACTGAGAGCGGGAATAGTTTTGGTGCTGATGGCGGTTATTTAAGTCAGTTGACTGTTGAAGGGGTGGTGTTTAGTTTTGACCAGAATTGTGTATACAGAACCGGATGTGATAATAACCTAAGCGCCTGGTATAACTCTGATAGTCATGAACTTACCATCTATCGAGACAATGAATACCAATTAGTTATCGATTTAGTTAGCGGAGATTACCGTTTCATAGGTGCTAATCAAGATCAATCTCAGCGCATCGAGTTTGGTTATACCCTGACCGATAATGATGGGGATTCCAGCTCCAGCACCATGACGTTTGTCACCGGTTACGATATTAACTCCACGCTTGACGCTGTTGATACCGTGCATGTGTTCAATGATGGTGATTCGGTCCACTGGTCTTCGGTTTCCTGTGGATATCGCGAGTACATCCAGCGTTGTTGA
- a CDS encoding cadherin-like domain-containing protein — protein MTPTQRVWIWSSATAPLTSFLEDVTVSEDGTFVVEDVDVSTLADGELTVTATYTDADNNTATATDVVQKDTTYGEDDNGDNVIVQPTVSITDNSGDVDGNDVELISGTEQATIRGTIGDTDAARVDLVISDGTTDIVLEDVTVSEDGSFVVEDVNVSALADGELTVTATYTDADNNVATAEDTVQKDTTFATSGSAANDDDVTKEDTAITVDVLANDSDSTYSGEMTLVAGSVSLAQGFENAGTVAIVNNQIVFTPAHNFSGEDIVVNYTAMDAEGNTANATLTLDVTPVADAPKFEDSAVNSNPGDGLTIETWTGVYPEDSQGNWDGSGVSADRLEAVVRAYVSGSATADSYNSSTIQTVTGSTYSGQGTLTVISGFIYLEADTVYAFGGQADDSLYVKVGSDIDASATWGTGAQVSGDTVTVEESGYYPIEIAHHNEHANGFYQVNITANGVTSNLSTDHFSLFSDADAIEESGIRLGGTVSDEQGNLDHYIAYSVNEGDEDTSIPLTSFTVDVTDESETITEVTVDGAPVGTVLTDGTNTVTFVTEGQVISVKDFDFENMSLTPPQDFNGTINLTFTATSTEGETCCT, from the coding sequence GTGACACCGACGCAGCGCGTGTGGATCTGGTCATCAGCGACGGCACCACTGACATCGTTTCTGGAAGACGTCACCGTTTCTGAAGACGGCACCTTCGTGGTCGAAGACGTTGACGTGAGCACCCTGGCGGACGGCGAGCTGACCGTGACGGCGACGTACACGGATGCGGACAACAACACCGCAACGGCGACCGACGTGGTTCAGAAAGACACCACCTACGGCGAAGACGACAACGGCGACAATGTGATCGTGCAGCCAACCGTGAGCATCACCGACAACAGCGGCGATGTAGACGGCAACGACGTTGAACTCATCAGCGGCACCGAGCAGGCGACCATCCGCGGCACCATCGGTGACACCGACGCGGCGCGTGTGGATCTGGTCATCAGCGACGGCACCACCGACATCGTTCTGGAAGACGTCACCGTTTCTGAAGACGGCAGCTTCGTGGTGGAAGACGTAAACGTGAGCGCCCTGGCGGACGGCGAGCTGACCGTGACGGCGACGTACACGGATGCGGACAATAACGTGGCGACCGCGGAAGATACGGTCCAGAAAGACACCACCTTCGCTACCTCAGGCAGTGCAGCTAATGATGATGATGTTACCAAAGAGGACACCGCGATTACGGTTGACGTTTTGGCGAACGATTCTGACTCTACCTACAGCGGAGAGATGACTTTGGTAGCTGGCTCTGTCTCTTTGGCGCAAGGCTTTGAAAATGCAGGTACAGTGGCAATTGTTAACAACCAGATTGTCTTTACACCGGCACATAACTTCAGTGGTGAAGATATCGTCGTAAATTACACCGCGATGGATGCTGAAGGCAATACTGCTAATGCGACACTGACGTTGGATGTTACACCGGTTGCAGATGCACCTAAATTTGAGGACTCCGCTGTCAATTCGAATCCTGGAGATGGCCTGACTATAGAGACGTGGACCGGAGTTTATCCGGAAGATTCTCAAGGTAACTGGGATGGCTCAGGTGTTTCTGCTGATCGACTGGAAGCAGTGGTGCGTGCTTATGTTAGTGGAAGTGCTACCGCTGATAGTTATAACTCTTCAACCATTCAGACTGTGACCGGAAGTACCTACAGTGGTCAGGGGACATTAACGGTTATTTCCGGGTTCATTTATCTTGAGGCGGATACAGTGTATGCCTTTGGTGGTCAAGCCGATGACAGCCTGTATGTGAAAGTCGGAAGTGATATAGATGCTTCGGCGACGTGGGGAACTGGGGCACAAGTTTCAGGTGACACGGTGACGGTAGAAGAGTCCGGCTATTATCCAATTGAAATCGCGCATCACAATGAACACGCTAATGGCTTTTATCAGGTAAATATTACCGCTAATGGCGTTACATCGAACTTAAGTACTGATCACTTCTCGCTGTTTAGCGATGCGGATGCGATAGAAGAATCTGGTATTCGTCTAGGCGGGACCGTCAGCGACGAACAAGGAAATCTGGATCACTACATTGCCTATTCAGTTAACGAGGGCGATGAAGACACAAGTATTCCATTGACGTCATTCACTGTTGATGTGACTGATGAATCTGAAACGATCACCGAGGTGACTGTAGACGGAGCTCCGGTCGGAACGGTACTGACTGACGGAACGAATACGGTTACTTTTGTCACTGAAGGTCAGGTGATTTCAGTTAAGGATTTTGACTTCGAAAACATGTCATTGACGCCGCCACAAGACTTCAATGGCACGATCAATTTAACCTTTACCGCCACTTCGACGGAGGGAGAAACCTGCTGCACTTGA